A genomic region of Nymphaea colorata isolate Beijing-Zhang1983 chromosome 2, ASM883128v2, whole genome shotgun sequence contains the following coding sequences:
- the LOC116248005 gene encoding uncharacterized protein LOC116248005 isoform X2 has product MKNSVKSSYRQLPGRPSLVQEMAGRPSPFAKEGGEPKKKLIRLRSVKIADRGGIRLPTKQGKGGTNQSGVHVGPHKKNSSARKVKRRSPNYMNPTSNSDRRKEESLQVSTHKQTSDKIQSSIHLSHARKKNDMKSLSRVSSLKPRKPSMKTCGVPSYLVPDVTRATCSSTLKDSKFPDYVDLNPGGTESEGTSVMKVCPYTYCSLNGHCHKPSPPLKRFLSARRRSLKAQKSIKMREAIGCKIKTVMKGRNKTDTGLDLMPQDVLNSPRSLDSWDEQSCELLTEDWDDDFFIEIYANSIPDITDPEIFEEFGVMEHSSLDVPQVTNEKMDTTVPIDPSVVAYEKVHSAFGKRAVTEVQEDHLGEPESVVDSSFSEPSLVDVEEDGNQQDQSTDSFFAHEEAINASGGTSEPIDCSREEENPASVENSSSIQTAAAKSKFPDDDLVSNNECDLTSSASEIIFMAEAGGTSEPIDCSREEENPASAENSSSIQTAVASEICAKSKFPDDDLVSNNEYDLTSSASEIIFMAEAGATSEQIDFSREEENLVSAENSSSIQTALASEICAKSKFPEDDLVSNNECDLTSSASEITLMAEAIPSDEDIVSYGPEEPVGSSDEIAFPPVEDNNAFSESLNIGTVAAPSDGTCITKGDDGVIMEFLDINTTGVECIDNNGEIPKSDNGLPGEATPVASSNKIHESDETNDMEENLGEVDVADDQAGLDLQTLDEENTDGSGDDLVADHGMVACASKPDSAFREVTEEDQKKMNEPGDTPEDQVYDSVLVFKAKETAVTEVDNLSNAEKDTNLHQSDSAKGKNGYCQNVLDVGTFPVEQESSTTDGENCNQETDELQISQDENMYSPPVSWNRSYISSEERAGEKEKQACTVKGSFEKGATKQIKHALHQDAEELLLGAKTKHYAKDENEFIIEKIGCPILCRGSSLKEITNFEGKEQIEDVSKGGKFMMPERVLRLTRSFSAPKQIRRGRSKYVIEDRNEGRMFNPRRPMFLPINPDPEREKVNLRHQMMDERKKAEEWMLDYALRKAVSRLAPSQRKKVTLLVAAFEAIMPSSKCEARRNPAAVSSTYTRSLQACH; this is encoded by the exons ATGAAGAATTCCGTCAAATCATCATATAGACAACTGCCCGGGAGGCCTTCTCTTGTTCAGGAGATGGCAGGTAGGCCTTCTCCATTCGCCAAGGAAGGCGGTGAACccaagaagaaattgataaGACTTCGATCGGTTAAAATCGCGGACAGGGGAGGCATTAGATTACCAACGAAACAAGGAAAAGGAGGAACCAATCAGTCAGGCGTCCATGTTGGTCCACACAAGAAGAACAGCTCCGCGCGGAAGGTGAAGAGAAGATCACCAAACTACATGAATCCCACAAGCAATTCAGATAGGAGAAAGGAGGAGAGCTTGCAGGTAAGCACCCATAAGCAAACCAGCGATAAAATTCAGAGTTCTATACACCTGAGTCATGCTCGCAAGAAAAATGATATGAAATCCTTGTCGAGGGTCTCTAGTTTGAAACCCAGAAAGCCTTCAATGAAGACATGTGGTGTTCCATCGTATTTGGTACCAGATGTCACCCGTGCAACGTGCTCCTCCACTCTCAAGGATTCAAAGTTCCCCGACTATGTAGACCTTAATCCTGGAGGCACTGAATCTGAAGGAACTTCAGTCATGAAGGTCTGCCCATATACTTATTGCTCACTCAACGGCCATTGCCATAAACCATCACCTCCACTAAAGCGCTTCCTATCAGCTAGAAGGCGCTCGCTCAAGGCCCAAAAGAGCATTAAGATGAGGGAAGCCATAGGATGTAAGATTAAAACTGTTATGAAGGGTAGGAACAAAACTGATACAGGTTTGGACTTGATGCCTCAAGATGTCCTCAACTCGCCAAGATCGCTGGACAGTTGGGATGAGCAATCGTGCGAACTGCTGACAGAAGATTGggatgatgatttttttatagaGATATACGCAAATTCAATTCCTGATATTACAGACCCTGAGAtatttgaagaatttggagTAATGGAGCATAGCTCTTTAGATGTTCCTCAAGTTACCAATGAGAAAATGGATACCACGGTTCCCATTGATCCATCAGTTGTGGCATACGAAAAAGTACATTCTGCATTTGGAAAGAGGGCAGTGACAGAAGTACAAGAAGATCATTTAGGGGAACCAGAGAGTGTTGTTGATAGTTCATTCTCTGAGCCAAGTCTTGTTGATGTTGAGGAAGATGGAAACCAACAAGATCAAAGTACTGATTCCTTCTTTGCACATGAAGAAGCCATAAATGCATCAGGTGGGACTTCTGAACCAATTGATTGCAGCAGGGAGGAAGAGAACCCAGCGTCAGTTGAGAATAGCAGCTCCATTCAAACGGCCGCTGCCAAAAGCAAATTCCCTGACGATGATTTGGTCTCTAATAATGAGTGCGATCTGACGAGCTCAGCTTCAGAAATAATATTCATGGCTGAAGCAG GTGGAACTTCTGAACCAATTGATTGCAGCAGGGAGGAAGAGAACCCAGCGTCAGCTGAGAATAGCAGTTCCATTCAAACGGCCGTGGCTTCTGAAATTTGTGCCAAAAGCAAATTCCCTGACGATGATTTGGTTTCTAATAATGAGTACGATCTGACGAGCTCAGCTTCAGAAATAATATTCATGGCTGAAGCAGGTGCAACTTCTGAACAAATCGATTTTAGCAGGGAGGAAGAGAACCTAGTTTCAGCTGAGAATAGCAGTTCCATTCAAACGGCCTTGGCTTCTGAAATTTGTGCCAAAAGCAAATTCCCTGAAGATGATTTAGTCTCTAATAATGAGTGCGATCTGACGAGCTCAGCTTCAGAAATAACATTAATGGCTGAAGCAATCCCTTCTGACGAAGATATCGTATCTTATGGCCCGGAAGAGCCGGTTGGCTCCTCTGACGAGATCGCTTTTCCTCCAGTAGAGGACAACAACGCTTTCTCTGAAAGCTTAAACATTGGTACAGTAGCTGCTCCAAGCGACGGAACATGCATAACCAAGGGAGATGACGGTGTAATCATGGAATTTCTAGATATCAACACCACAGGTGTTGAGTGCATTGATAACAATGGTGAAATTCCTAAGTCAGATAATGGCCTACCTGGAGAAGCTACACCAGTTGCAAGTAGTAACAAAATTCATGAATCGGATGAGACTAACGACATGGAAGAAAATCTGGGAGAGGTAGATGTGGCTGACGATCAAGCAGGCCTAGATTTGCAAACGTTGGACGAGGAAAACACAGATGGGTCTGGAGATGATCTTGTAGCGGACCACGGCATGGTTGCATGTGCTTCTAAACCTGACTCAGCATTTCGAGAAGTCACTGAAGAGGaccagaaaaaaatgaatgaaccAGGTGATACTCCTGAAGACCAAGTTTATGATTCTGTCTTGGTTTTTAAGGCAAAAGAAACAGCAGTCACGGAGGTAGATAATCTGAGCAACGCGGAAAAAGATACTAATCTTCACCAATCTGATTCGGCGAAGGGGAAGAATGGATATTGTCAGAATGTCTTGGATGTCGGAACTTTTCCAGTTGAGCAGGAAAGCTCTACAACTGATGGAGAAAACTGTAACCAAGAAACAGATGAACTTCAAATTTCTCAGGATGAAAACATGTACAGCCCTCCAGTTAGTTGGAATAGAAGCTACATTTCTTCAGAAGAACGTGctggagaaaaggaaaaacaagctTGTACTGTCAAAGGTTCGTTTGAAAAAGGTGCCACAAAGCAAATTAAACATGCTCTACATCAAGATGCGGAAGAGCTCCTTCTCGGTGCTAAGACGAAACATTATGCCAAAGATGAAAATGAGTTCATCATTGAGAAGATTGGTTGTCCAATTTTGTGCAGAGGGAGTAGTCTCAAAGAAATAACTAATTTTGAAGGAAAGGAACAAATTGAGGACGTCAGTAAGGGTGGAAAATTCATGATGCCCGAAAGAGTACTACGTCTAACCAGAAGTTTCAGCGCTCCAAAACAAATAAGGAGAGGCAGAAGCAAATATGTGATTGAAGACAGAAATGAGGGTAGGATGTTCAACCCAAGAAGGCCAATGTTTCTACCAATTAATCCTGACCCAGAGAGGGAGAAGGTTAATCTTAGACACCAGATGATGGATGAAAGGAAGAAGGCAGAAGAGTGGATGCTGGATTATGCACTCAGGAAAGCAGTAAGTAGGTTGGCTCcatctcaaagaaaaaaagtgacgCTGCTTGTTGCAGCCTTTGAAGCAATTATGCCATCATCAAAGTGTGAAGCCCGCAGGAATCCTGCTGCAGTAAGTTCCACCTACACACGATCACTTCAGGCGTGCCACTGA
- the LOC116248005 gene encoding uncharacterized protein LOC116248005 isoform X1, whose protein sequence is MKNSVKSSYRQLPGRPSLVQEMAGRPSPFAKEGGEPKKKLIRLRSVKIADRGGIRLPTKQGKGGTNQSGVHVGPHKKNSSARKVKRRSPNYMNPTSNSDRRKEESLQVSTHKQTSDKIQSSIHLSHARKKNDMKSLSRVSSLKPRKPSMKTCGVPSYLVPDVTRATCSSTLKDSKFPDYVDLNPGGTESEGTSVMKVCPYTYCSLNGHCHKPSPPLKRFLSARRRSLKAQKSIKMREAIGCKIKTVMKGRNKTDTGLDLMPQDVLNSPRSLDSWDEQSCELLTEDWDDDFFIEIYANSIPDITDPEIFEEFGVMEHSSLDVPQVTNEKMDTTVPIDPSVVAYEKVHSAFGKRAVTEVQEDHLGEPESVVDSSFSEPSLVDVEEDGNQQDQSTDSFFAHEEAINASGGTSEPIDCSREEENPASVENSSSIQTAAAKSKFPDDDLVSNNECDLTSSASEIIFMAEAGGTSEPINCSREEENPASAENSSSIQTAVAPEICAKSKFPDDDLVSNNENDLTSSASEIKFMAEAGGTSEPIDCSREEENPASAENSSSIQTAVASEICAKSKFPDDDLVSNNEYDLTSSASEIIFMAEAGATSEQIDFSREEENLVSAENSSSIQTALASEICAKSKFPEDDLVSNNECDLTSSASEITLMAEAIPSDEDIVSYGPEEPVGSSDEIAFPPVEDNNAFSESLNIGTVAAPSDGTCITKGDDGVIMEFLDINTTGVECIDNNGEIPKSDNGLPGEATPVASSNKIHESDETNDMEENLGEVDVADDQAGLDLQTLDEENTDGSGDDLVADHGMVACASKPDSAFREVTEEDQKKMNEPGDTPEDQVYDSVLVFKAKETAVTEVDNLSNAEKDTNLHQSDSAKGKNGYCQNVLDVGTFPVEQESSTTDGENCNQETDELQISQDENMYSPPVSWNRSYISSEERAGEKEKQACTVKGSFEKGATKQIKHALHQDAEELLLGAKTKHYAKDENEFIIEKIGCPILCRGSSLKEITNFEGKEQIEDVSKGGKFMMPERVLRLTRSFSAPKQIRRGRSKYVIEDRNEGRMFNPRRPMFLPINPDPEREKVNLRHQMMDERKKAEEWMLDYALRKAVSRLAPSQRKKVTLLVAAFEAIMPSSKCEARRNPAAVSSTYTRSLQACH, encoded by the coding sequence ATGAAGAATTCCGTCAAATCATCATATAGACAACTGCCCGGGAGGCCTTCTCTTGTTCAGGAGATGGCAGGTAGGCCTTCTCCATTCGCCAAGGAAGGCGGTGAACccaagaagaaattgataaGACTTCGATCGGTTAAAATCGCGGACAGGGGAGGCATTAGATTACCAACGAAACAAGGAAAAGGAGGAACCAATCAGTCAGGCGTCCATGTTGGTCCACACAAGAAGAACAGCTCCGCGCGGAAGGTGAAGAGAAGATCACCAAACTACATGAATCCCACAAGCAATTCAGATAGGAGAAAGGAGGAGAGCTTGCAGGTAAGCACCCATAAGCAAACCAGCGATAAAATTCAGAGTTCTATACACCTGAGTCATGCTCGCAAGAAAAATGATATGAAATCCTTGTCGAGGGTCTCTAGTTTGAAACCCAGAAAGCCTTCAATGAAGACATGTGGTGTTCCATCGTATTTGGTACCAGATGTCACCCGTGCAACGTGCTCCTCCACTCTCAAGGATTCAAAGTTCCCCGACTATGTAGACCTTAATCCTGGAGGCACTGAATCTGAAGGAACTTCAGTCATGAAGGTCTGCCCATATACTTATTGCTCACTCAACGGCCATTGCCATAAACCATCACCTCCACTAAAGCGCTTCCTATCAGCTAGAAGGCGCTCGCTCAAGGCCCAAAAGAGCATTAAGATGAGGGAAGCCATAGGATGTAAGATTAAAACTGTTATGAAGGGTAGGAACAAAACTGATACAGGTTTGGACTTGATGCCTCAAGATGTCCTCAACTCGCCAAGATCGCTGGACAGTTGGGATGAGCAATCGTGCGAACTGCTGACAGAAGATTGggatgatgatttttttatagaGATATACGCAAATTCAATTCCTGATATTACAGACCCTGAGAtatttgaagaatttggagTAATGGAGCATAGCTCTTTAGATGTTCCTCAAGTTACCAATGAGAAAATGGATACCACGGTTCCCATTGATCCATCAGTTGTGGCATACGAAAAAGTACATTCTGCATTTGGAAAGAGGGCAGTGACAGAAGTACAAGAAGATCATTTAGGGGAACCAGAGAGTGTTGTTGATAGTTCATTCTCTGAGCCAAGTCTTGTTGATGTTGAGGAAGATGGAAACCAACAAGATCAAAGTACTGATTCCTTCTTTGCACATGAAGAAGCCATAAATGCATCAGGTGGGACTTCTGAACCAATTGATTGCAGCAGGGAGGAAGAGAACCCAGCGTCAGTTGAGAATAGCAGCTCCATTCAAACGGCCGCTGCCAAAAGCAAATTCCCTGACGATGATTTGGTCTCTAATAATGAGTGCGATCTGACGAGCTCAGCTTCAGAAATAATATTCATGGCTGAAGCAGGTGGGACTTCTGAACCAATTAATTGCAGCAGGGAGGAAGAGAACCCAGCGTCAGCTGAGAATAGCAGTTCCATTCAAACGGCCGTGGCTCCTGAAATTTGTGCCAAAAGCAAATTCCCTGACGATGATTTGGTCTCTAATAATGAGAACGATCTGACGAGCTCAGCTTCAGAAATAAAATTCATGGCTGAAGCAGGTGGAACTTCTGAACCAATTGATTGCAGCAGGGAGGAAGAGAACCCAGCGTCAGCTGAGAATAGCAGTTCCATTCAAACGGCCGTGGCTTCTGAAATTTGTGCCAAAAGCAAATTCCCTGACGATGATTTGGTTTCTAATAATGAGTACGATCTGACGAGCTCAGCTTCAGAAATAATATTCATGGCTGAAGCAGGTGCAACTTCTGAACAAATCGATTTTAGCAGGGAGGAAGAGAACCTAGTTTCAGCTGAGAATAGCAGTTCCATTCAAACGGCCTTGGCTTCTGAAATTTGTGCCAAAAGCAAATTCCCTGAAGATGATTTAGTCTCTAATAATGAGTGCGATCTGACGAGCTCAGCTTCAGAAATAACATTAATGGCTGAAGCAATCCCTTCTGACGAAGATATCGTATCTTATGGCCCGGAAGAGCCGGTTGGCTCCTCTGACGAGATCGCTTTTCCTCCAGTAGAGGACAACAACGCTTTCTCTGAAAGCTTAAACATTGGTACAGTAGCTGCTCCAAGCGACGGAACATGCATAACCAAGGGAGATGACGGTGTAATCATGGAATTTCTAGATATCAACACCACAGGTGTTGAGTGCATTGATAACAATGGTGAAATTCCTAAGTCAGATAATGGCCTACCTGGAGAAGCTACACCAGTTGCAAGTAGTAACAAAATTCATGAATCGGATGAGACTAACGACATGGAAGAAAATCTGGGAGAGGTAGATGTGGCTGACGATCAAGCAGGCCTAGATTTGCAAACGTTGGACGAGGAAAACACAGATGGGTCTGGAGATGATCTTGTAGCGGACCACGGCATGGTTGCATGTGCTTCTAAACCTGACTCAGCATTTCGAGAAGTCACTGAAGAGGaccagaaaaaaatgaatgaaccAGGTGATACTCCTGAAGACCAAGTTTATGATTCTGTCTTGGTTTTTAAGGCAAAAGAAACAGCAGTCACGGAGGTAGATAATCTGAGCAACGCGGAAAAAGATACTAATCTTCACCAATCTGATTCGGCGAAGGGGAAGAATGGATATTGTCAGAATGTCTTGGATGTCGGAACTTTTCCAGTTGAGCAGGAAAGCTCTACAACTGATGGAGAAAACTGTAACCAAGAAACAGATGAACTTCAAATTTCTCAGGATGAAAACATGTACAGCCCTCCAGTTAGTTGGAATAGAAGCTACATTTCTTCAGAAGAACGTGctggagaaaaggaaaaacaagctTGTACTGTCAAAGGTTCGTTTGAAAAAGGTGCCACAAAGCAAATTAAACATGCTCTACATCAAGATGCGGAAGAGCTCCTTCTCGGTGCTAAGACGAAACATTATGCCAAAGATGAAAATGAGTTCATCATTGAGAAGATTGGTTGTCCAATTTTGTGCAGAGGGAGTAGTCTCAAAGAAATAACTAATTTTGAAGGAAAGGAACAAATTGAGGACGTCAGTAAGGGTGGAAAATTCATGATGCCCGAAAGAGTACTACGTCTAACCAGAAGTTTCAGCGCTCCAAAACAAATAAGGAGAGGCAGAAGCAAATATGTGATTGAAGACAGAAATGAGGGTAGGATGTTCAACCCAAGAAGGCCAATGTTTCTACCAATTAATCCTGACCCAGAGAGGGAGAAGGTTAATCTTAGACACCAGATGATGGATGAAAGGAAGAAGGCAGAAGAGTGGATGCTGGATTATGCACTCAGGAAAGCAGTAAGTAGGTTGGCTCcatctcaaagaaaaaaagtgacgCTGCTTGTTGCAGCCTTTGAAGCAATTATGCCATCATCAAAGTGTGAAGCCCGCAGGAATCCTGCTGCAGTAAGTTCCACCTACACACGATCACTTCAGGCGTGCCACTGA
- the LOC116248005 gene encoding uncharacterized protein LOC116248005 isoform X3, whose protein sequence is MKNSVKSSYRQLPGRPSLVQEMAGRPSPFAKEGGEPKKKLIRLRSVKIADRGGIRLPTKQGKGGTNQSGVHVGPHKKNSSARKVKRRSPNYMNPTSNSDRRKEESLQVSTHKQTSDKIQSSIHLSHARKKNDMKSLSRVSSLKPRKPSMKTCGVPSYLVPDVTRATCSSTLKDSKFPDYVDLNPGGTESEGTSVMKVCPYTYCSLNGHCHKPSPPLKRFLSARRRSLKAQKSIKMREAIGCKIKTVMKGRNKTDTGLDLMPQDVLNSPRSLDSWDEQSCELLTEDWDDDFFIEIYANSIPDITDPEIFEEFGVMEHSSLDVPQVTNEKMDTTVPIDPSVVAYEKVHSAFGKRAVTEVQEDHLGEPESVVDSSFSEPSLVDVEEDGNQQDQSTDSFFAHEEAINASGGTSEPIDCSREEENPASAENSSSIQTAVASEICAKSKFPDDDLVSNNEYDLTSSASEIIFMAEAGATSEQIDFSREEENLVSAENSSSIQTALASEICAKSKFPEDDLVSNNECDLTSSASEITLMAEAIPSDEDIVSYGPEEPVGSSDEIAFPPVEDNNAFSESLNIGTVAAPSDGTCITKGDDGVIMEFLDINTTGVECIDNNGEIPKSDNGLPGEATPVASSNKIHESDETNDMEENLGEVDVADDQAGLDLQTLDEENTDGSGDDLVADHGMVACASKPDSAFREVTEEDQKKMNEPGDTPEDQVYDSVLVFKAKETAVTEVDNLSNAEKDTNLHQSDSAKGKNGYCQNVLDVGTFPVEQESSTTDGENCNQETDELQISQDENMYSPPVSWNRSYISSEERAGEKEKQACTVKGSFEKGATKQIKHALHQDAEELLLGAKTKHYAKDENEFIIEKIGCPILCRGSSLKEITNFEGKEQIEDVSKGGKFMMPERVLRLTRSFSAPKQIRRGRSKYVIEDRNEGRMFNPRRPMFLPINPDPEREKVNLRHQMMDERKKAEEWMLDYALRKAVSRLAPSQRKKVTLLVAAFEAIMPSSKCEARRNPAAVSSTYTRSLQACH, encoded by the exons ATGAAGAATTCCGTCAAATCATCATATAGACAACTGCCCGGGAGGCCTTCTCTTGTTCAGGAGATGGCAGGTAGGCCTTCTCCATTCGCCAAGGAAGGCGGTGAACccaagaagaaattgataaGACTTCGATCGGTTAAAATCGCGGACAGGGGAGGCATTAGATTACCAACGAAACAAGGAAAAGGAGGAACCAATCAGTCAGGCGTCCATGTTGGTCCACACAAGAAGAACAGCTCCGCGCGGAAGGTGAAGAGAAGATCACCAAACTACATGAATCCCACAAGCAATTCAGATAGGAGAAAGGAGGAGAGCTTGCAGGTAAGCACCCATAAGCAAACCAGCGATAAAATTCAGAGTTCTATACACCTGAGTCATGCTCGCAAGAAAAATGATATGAAATCCTTGTCGAGGGTCTCTAGTTTGAAACCCAGAAAGCCTTCAATGAAGACATGTGGTGTTCCATCGTATTTGGTACCAGATGTCACCCGTGCAACGTGCTCCTCCACTCTCAAGGATTCAAAGTTCCCCGACTATGTAGACCTTAATCCTGGAGGCACTGAATCTGAAGGAACTTCAGTCATGAAGGTCTGCCCATATACTTATTGCTCACTCAACGGCCATTGCCATAAACCATCACCTCCACTAAAGCGCTTCCTATCAGCTAGAAGGCGCTCGCTCAAGGCCCAAAAGAGCATTAAGATGAGGGAAGCCATAGGATGTAAGATTAAAACTGTTATGAAGGGTAGGAACAAAACTGATACAGGTTTGGACTTGATGCCTCAAGATGTCCTCAACTCGCCAAGATCGCTGGACAGTTGGGATGAGCAATCGTGCGAACTGCTGACAGAAGATTGggatgatgatttttttatagaGATATACGCAAATTCAATTCCTGATATTACAGACCCTGAGAtatttgaagaatttggagTAATGGAGCATAGCTCTTTAGATGTTCCTCAAGTTACCAATGAGAAAATGGATACCACGGTTCCCATTGATCCATCAGTTGTGGCATACGAAAAAGTACATTCTGCATTTGGAAAGAGGGCAGTGACAGAAGTACAAGAAGATCATTTAGGGGAACCAGAGAGTGTTGTTGATAGTTCATTCTCTGAGCCAAGTCTTGTTGATGTTGAGGAAGATGGAAACCAACAAGATCAAAGTACTGATTCCTTCTTTGCACATGAAGAAGCCATAAATGCATCAG GTGGAACTTCTGAACCAATTGATTGCAGCAGGGAGGAAGAGAACCCAGCGTCAGCTGAGAATAGCAGTTCCATTCAAACGGCCGTGGCTTCTGAAATTTGTGCCAAAAGCAAATTCCCTGACGATGATTTGGTTTCTAATAATGAGTACGATCTGACGAGCTCAGCTTCAGAAATAATATTCATGGCTGAAGCAGGTGCAACTTCTGAACAAATCGATTTTAGCAGGGAGGAAGAGAACCTAGTTTCAGCTGAGAATAGCAGTTCCATTCAAACGGCCTTGGCTTCTGAAATTTGTGCCAAAAGCAAATTCCCTGAAGATGATTTAGTCTCTAATAATGAGTGCGATCTGACGAGCTCAGCTTCAGAAATAACATTAATGGCTGAAGCAATCCCTTCTGACGAAGATATCGTATCTTATGGCCCGGAAGAGCCGGTTGGCTCCTCTGACGAGATCGCTTTTCCTCCAGTAGAGGACAACAACGCTTTCTCTGAAAGCTTAAACATTGGTACAGTAGCTGCTCCAAGCGACGGAACATGCATAACCAAGGGAGATGACGGTGTAATCATGGAATTTCTAGATATCAACACCACAGGTGTTGAGTGCATTGATAACAATGGTGAAATTCCTAAGTCAGATAATGGCCTACCTGGAGAAGCTACACCAGTTGCAAGTAGTAACAAAATTCATGAATCGGATGAGACTAACGACATGGAAGAAAATCTGGGAGAGGTAGATGTGGCTGACGATCAAGCAGGCCTAGATTTGCAAACGTTGGACGAGGAAAACACAGATGGGTCTGGAGATGATCTTGTAGCGGACCACGGCATGGTTGCATGTGCTTCTAAACCTGACTCAGCATTTCGAGAAGTCACTGAAGAGGaccagaaaaaaatgaatgaaccAGGTGATACTCCTGAAGACCAAGTTTATGATTCTGTCTTGGTTTTTAAGGCAAAAGAAACAGCAGTCACGGAGGTAGATAATCTGAGCAACGCGGAAAAAGATACTAATCTTCACCAATCTGATTCGGCGAAGGGGAAGAATGGATATTGTCAGAATGTCTTGGATGTCGGAACTTTTCCAGTTGAGCAGGAAAGCTCTACAACTGATGGAGAAAACTGTAACCAAGAAACAGATGAACTTCAAATTTCTCAGGATGAAAACATGTACAGCCCTCCAGTTAGTTGGAATAGAAGCTACATTTCTTCAGAAGAACGTGctggagaaaaggaaaaacaagctTGTACTGTCAAAGGTTCGTTTGAAAAAGGTGCCACAAAGCAAATTAAACATGCTCTACATCAAGATGCGGAAGAGCTCCTTCTCGGTGCTAAGACGAAACATTATGCCAAAGATGAAAATGAGTTCATCATTGAGAAGATTGGTTGTCCAATTTTGTGCAGAGGGAGTAGTCTCAAAGAAATAACTAATTTTGAAGGAAAGGAACAAATTGAGGACGTCAGTAAGGGTGGAAAATTCATGATGCCCGAAAGAGTACTACGTCTAACCAGAAGTTTCAGCGCTCCAAAACAAATAAGGAGAGGCAGAAGCAAATATGTGATTGAAGACAGAAATGAGGGTAGGATGTTCAACCCAAGAAGGCCAATGTTTCTACCAATTAATCCTGACCCAGAGAGGGAGAAGGTTAATCTTAGACACCAGATGATGGATGAAAGGAAGAAGGCAGAAGAGTGGATGCTGGATTATGCACTCAGGAAAGCAGTAAGTAGGTTGGCTCcatctcaaagaaaaaaagtgacgCTGCTTGTTGCAGCCTTTGAAGCAATTATGCCATCATCAAAGTGTGAAGCCCGCAGGAATCCTGCTGCAGTAAGTTCCACCTACACACGATCACTTCAGGCGTGCCACTGA